The Aspergillus fumigatus Af293 chromosome 3, whole genome shotgun sequence region AAAGCGCAGCTTACCATTCAGGAACTTCCCGACTTCTTCGATAGTCAGGAATGAAGCCGAGCCGGTACCCTTGAACTCTTCAAGCCCTCCGAGCCACGCACATAGCTCGATCGACGTTACCTGTCTCGAATTTAGCAATTATCGCTGTACCACGAGCCCAGACGCAACTAACAAGATTCTGCAACTCTCTCGTCCATACCCCGTTATACTTGTAGAACGGGTGCTTGTCAGCCACGGTTTTGAGCCGCGCGACCTCATCTCTCTGAGCGATAATCTCTTTAGTTGCATCATCAAGAACCGGCTTCACTATTCAATGTCAATTAACAAGGCAGATATGCAAGTGGACAGATACATACATTGATCAGATGGCGTGGAGTGAGCTCGGGAGAGGATAGCTTGTGTGGATCTTCCTGTGCGCAATCATGTACGTCAGCTGAGCTGAGCTCGGAGCTTGCGACCTTGCCTCCATCTGAAGGATCAAAGGTCCAGATGGTAGAGATTAAAGACGAAACCTTTCTTAGAAAGCGTCTGGACAATTTCGTGGAGTTCCTGCGTCAGCATTAGCTTTCTCTTCATTACTTGAGCTTTGGTACGTCCAGCTTCCGAGCTCCCAAGGACCTTACATCACGGACGGCGGTTTCTTCGTCAATCTTCGTTTGAAGATCCTCAAAAATCGCGTTATCAATCATTTCAAAGAATGTTGTAGGTATCTTGGGTTTGCTGTTGCTACTACTCCAATGTTGATTGAACTGTTGCGTCGTCCGCTAAATTGTTACGTCAACTGAAAGTGGTGAAGAAACTGTGGGGCGAAGATTTCACAGTAAGCTACGGAATACACAAACAGTCAACTCATAACAAAGTACATGCTCCATCTACTTTATGTCCATGTCAACTTCTTTTAAATAGGAGAATATCAACTACCAATGCATTAGTCGGATCGTCGTCCTTATCGTAGGAATTGTAGTTCGTAGGAAATGCTGTCAATTAAAGTAAAATCCAAGGTAGAATATTCTATTGAGGAGAATCATAGTCTAAATAGATCGTCACTCTTCCTGAATCACTGAAGTGCttgggaaaaaaaaaagtatgTATGATATCTTGGGAATTTTAGCTTGAGCTCTATGGAACTAGGGAATCAACATCGACTGTGCGAAAGAGGATATCGTCTGCCGCTGAATCAACATGAAATAGCCGACATATACCAGAGACGACAGGGAATATTCTCTGTGGGGAATGGTTTTGTGTCTCGTCTTCGTAACCAGAGACCTCCTCGTAGGGACTGGTACCTTGAATAATGTCGTAAAGGGTCGGCCCTAGTGCCAATAGGTATGTGGCCATGGAAGGAAAAATCGGGTGCCCTGACCAGACGAGGGATTCGACCCATCTAGCGAAGAGCTAGAGAAGTATGTCTTAAGGTCACTATTTTGCATATCCGAGCACGAGACCATCCCTGGAATGACCCGGTAGCCAAATA contains the following coding sequences:
- a CDS encoding translin, which codes for MIDNAIFEDLQTKIDEETAVRDELHEIVQTLSKKGRSTQAILSRAHSTPSDQLKPVLDDATKEIIAQRDEVARLKTVADKHPFYKYNGVWTRELQNLVTSIELCAWLGGLEEFKGTGSASFLTIEEVGKFLNVPVNLKEKDAFHLTIEEYLLALIGMVEELSRLAVNSVTLGDYNRPVQIGKFIKDLFAGFQLLNLKNDILRKRSDGIKYSVKKVEDVVYDLSLRNLIPKGSAAA